A stretch of DNA from bacterium:
GTAGTCTCGGCTGTGCGCCATCTTGTAGAGCGCGTAGAAGGAGATGAAGAGATTGATCAGCAGGTAGCCACTGAGCGCGAGAATGTCCCAGGCGAGCAGCGACGAGGGGAAGTTCATGGTGCCGATCACAGGCAGGAGATGGGCGAGTCGGTCGACATGGCCCATGTCGACGATGACGAAGAGCATGCACATCACCATGGCCGCCACGGCCAGCAGCTCGCCGAAGAGCACGATTTCCTTGATCGGCTTGAAGTTGTAGATGTAGGCCGGCACGACGAGGAGCACGGCCGCCGCGGCAACGCCCACCAGGAACGTGAAGTTCGAGATGTAGAAGCCCCAGGAGACGGGATCGCGCATCGCCGTAACGATCAACCCCGCCTCGAGCTGGCGCAAGTAGGCGATGATGCCCAGGGCGATCAAGGCCAGCAGCAGGCCGAGCCACGCGTAGTAGAAGCGATTGCCCTGCAGCACCATGCGCAGGGCCGCCAGGAAATTGCGCATCACAGCCTCCGCGGCGCTCGGCTCAGGTGGCGAAGAAGTAGAAGAACTTCGGGTTCGTGTTCAGGTCTTCCTTGAGCCGGAACACGCGCTTGTTGTCGATGCAGTAGCGGATCTCGCTCGCGGGATCGAGCAGGTTGCCGAACTTCCGCGCGCCGACCGGACAGATCTCGACACAGGCCGGATAACGGCCCGGGTTCTCGCGAACACGCTGGATGCAGAAGCTGCACTTCTCGACGACCCCCTTCGGGCGCGGCCGATTGCCGAGATAGTGCGTGTCCGGATTGAGCTCGGCCGCGGGCAGGCCGGGTTCGCCCCAGTTGAATCGGCGCGCGCCGTAGGGGCAGGCCGCCATGCAGAACCGGCAGCCGATGCACCAATCGTAGTCGATGACGACGATGCCATCGGGCTCCCGCCAGGTCGCCTTCGTCGGACAGGCCTTCTCGCAGGGCGAATCCTCGCAGTGCTGACACTGCACGGGCATGTAGAAGTAGCCGTCCTCGGGCACCGCTTCGGCATGGTAGTAGGCGTCGGCCCGCTCGAGGTCGTTCACCCACTTCTCGCCCTTGGCGAAGCGCAGCACCGTGATCCAGTGCAGCTGCGGGTCCCGCGACTGGTTGTTCTCCTGCACGCAGCCGTAGACGCAACGCCGGCAGCCGACGCAGCGCGAAAGATCGAGACCGTAGCCGTACTTGACCCCCGGCAGGGGGCCGGTGACCTTGACCGCGAGCTGGTAGCCGTGTTCCTCGGCATAGCGGCGCTCCAGGCGCTCGAGCATCGCGCCCACCTCGTCGCGGTTCATCTCGCGGAAGCTCTTGCGGAAGAACGCTTCCCAGATGGAGGCATCGGCGCTGCCGGCGGGGATCGCCAGGCTGCCCAGGCCGGCCAGCTTGAGGAAACTGCGGCGGCTGATCGTATCGTGGGGATCGCGTGTCGTCGACATCACTCGCTCCCGTGCTGGCCGTGGGCAGGAGGCGGGGCGCTGGGCTCCCCTTCGCTGGCGGTGTCGATGGCCCAGGGGCGCCGCGGTTCCGGCTCCGGGGCGATCGGCGCGAAGCGGGGTCGATGGGGATCGTGGCAGTGCACGCACAAGCGGTATTCCTTGCGTCCGTTCCACATGCCCGTCCGCTTCCCGTGGACCCCGGCCCTCCAGTCGCGGAAGTTCGTGCCGTGGCACTGGCCGCAGAGCTTGTAGGATTCGCCGAAGTCGATCAGCTCTCCGTTGGCCAGCCGCAGCTTGTCCCGATCGGAGGGATTGTGGCAGTCCAGGCACCAGCGCTGCGCTTCGGCGTGGTGGAAGCGCTCCACGATCTCCTCGTGCATCCCCAGCACGCGCGGCGTGGGATCGGGCTCGAGGTCCGCGTGGCAGTCCGAACAGGGGAAGATGCCATCCGAGAGCGGCGGCGGCGGAACGGGATACTCCTCGGCCTGCGCGACGGGGAGGGTCACGCGGGCGGCGCCGCCGAGGGCGAGTTGCAGGAGCAGGGGAATCGCCACGGCGCGCGCCGTTTTCATCGGCCACCTCCTGACAGGGGCTCCAGTCGGCAGGCGAGTCCCTCGTCGACCGAGCCGGCAGGGCCGCTAGCAGACTAGAGCCTCTGGATTCCGATTTCCAGTATTTTTGGTATTTTTGCCCGTTTTCTTGGTTTTCCAGAACGGCGAGGCTTGCCGCCAGGACGCCATCCTTCACAGTGGGCAATTCGACCGCAATCGTCCCAGTCCAGACTACCCGGGGCGTGGGACCATCGTTTCGGGACGGAGTCTCCGGTCCAGTTCCGCCGCGTCCATGAGGCCGAGGGCAAGAACAGCCTCCCGCAGGCTCGTGCCTTCGGCGTGAGCCTTGCGCGCTGCGGCAGCCGCCCGGTCGTAGCCGACGATGGGGACCAGCGCGGTGACCAGCATCAGGGAGCGCTCGAGGTGAAGTGCGATCGCGGTCCCGTCGGGTTCGATGCCGGCCACGCAGCGCGCGGCGAAACTGGCCGCGGCGTCTGCGAGCAGCGTCGTCGACTCGAGCAGGCAGTGGGCGAGCAGGGGCTTGGCGGCATTCATCTCCAGGTGGCCGGCGAGGCCGCCGATCGCCACGGCGGCGTCATTGCCGATGGCTCGCGCGCAGACCATGGCCAGGGCCTCGGCCTGGGTCGGGTTCACCTTGCCCGGCATGATCGAGCTGCCGGGCTCGTTGGCCGGCAGGACCAGCTCGCCGAGCCCAGCGCGCGGCCCCGAGCCGAGCAGGCGGATGTCGCCGGCGATCTTCATGAGGGTCACGGCGAGGTCGCGCTGGGCGCCGCTCGCGGCGATGACCGCGTCGTGGGCGCCCTGCGCGGCAAAGAGGTTCGCGGCGCGGACGAGGGGCAGGGCCGTCGCCTGCGCGAGCCGCGCGATCGCGCGCTCAGCAAAGCCGGGCGGGGCGCCCAGGCCCGTGCCCACGGCCGTGCCGCCCAGGGCCAGCGCGTGGAGTTCGGGCAAGGTGGCCGCCACGCGCGCGCGCGCCGCCCCCACCTGAGCGGCCCAGCCCGAGAACTCCTGCCCCAGCGTGAGGGGCACGGCGTCCATGAGGTGCGTGCGACCGATCTTGATCACATCCGCGAAGGCCGCCGCGCGCTCCGCCAGCACGGCCTCGAGCTGCGCGAGGGCCGGCAGCAGGCGGCCCGCGATCTCCCCCGCCGCGGCCAGGTGCAGTGCCGTCGGGATGACGTCGTTGCTCGACTGGCTGCGGTTGACGTGGTCGTTCGGGTGCACGGGCCGCTTGCCGCCGCGCCCGGCGCCGGCCAGCTCGTTGGCGCGGCCGGCGATCACCTCATTGGCGTTCATGTTGAGCTGGGTGCCGCTGCCCGATTGCCAGAGCGGAGCGACAAACTCCGCGTCGAGCCTGCCTGCCGCCACTTCGCGCGCCGCGGTCTCGATCAGCGCCGCCAGGTCGGCCGGCAGCGCGCCCAGCTCGGCATTGGTCGCCGCCGCGGCGGCCTTGATCTCGCCGAGGGCGGCGATCATTGCCCGCGGCCAGCGCGCCAGGCCGATCGGGAAGTTGGCTACTGCCCGCGCGGACTGGGCGCCGTAGTAGGCGGCGGTCGGCACGGCGATCTCGCCCAGGCTGTCCACCTCGATGCGGGATTCGGCGACCATGCGCCACCTCCGGCTTCGGAATCGGGATGAAGATGTCCGTCGACAGGAAGCGCAAGCCTCGCGCGCGCAGATCGGCAAGAGCAGCTCCGCCCTCTCGGCGTACATCATCGGTGAGGGGCGGCCCCGGCTCAAGCGCGGATTCCGCGGGGAGGCCGCGGTCCGGATTGGCCTCAGCGCCGGCGCCGCACCTCGCCGCCGGCGAACCAGCCCTTGCGCCAGAAGTAAACGAGCATGCCGATCGCCACCGCCGCCATCAGGGCCAGCGCGAACAGGTAGCCCAGGCGCCAGCTTAGCTCCGGCAGGTTCCAGGGCGAGCGGGTGTCGAAGTTCATCCCGTAGACGCCGGCGATGAAGCTGAGCGGCATGAAGAGCGTGGCGATGATGGTGAGCACCTTCATCACCTCGTTCAGCCGGTGGCTGACGCTCGAGAGGTAAAGGTCCATCAGGCTCGCCGCCATGTCGCGGTAGCTCTCGACCAGTTCCATGAGCTGCACGGCGTGGTCGTGGCAGTCGCGCAGGTAGAGCCGCGTGGCGGGGGCGATGCGGGGAATGTCGTCGCGGTGCAGCGCGGCCAGCAGCTCGCGCAGGGGCCAGACGAAGCGGCGCAGGTTGAGCAGCTCGCGCTTGAGGTGGTGCAGGCGCGGCACCAGTTCCTGGCGCGGGCGCAGCAGGATCGCCTCCTCGAGGTCCTCCAGGACCTCGCCATAGCTCTCGAGCAGCGGGAAGTAGGCATCGACGATGGCGTCGATCAGCGAGTAGGCGAGGTGGTCGGCGCCGCCCTCGACGAGGGCGGGCCGCCCCTCGCGGATGCGCTGGCGCAGCGGGCCGAAGACATCGCCCTCCTTCTCGCCGAAGGTGATCACGAAGCCCGGGCCGAGGAAGAGGCTGACCTGCTCGCTGTCCAGGGGCAGCGTCGCGGCCGGCATGCGGGTGATGATGAAGACCTGCTCGCCGTAGACCTCCGCCTTCGGCCGCTGCGGCAGGTTGACGACGTCGGCGAGGGCCAGGGGGTGCAGGCCGAAGAGGGCCCCCACGGCCTCGAGCACGGCGCTGTCGCCGAGCCCCTCGACGTCCACCCAGAGCACGCCGGGGCCGCCCGCCAGCTCGCGCAGGGTCGCCAGGTCGCAGTCGCGGCTCTCCGCGAGCGGGAGCCCCGGCCCGTAGCGCAGGTAGGCGAGGCGCGGCGGCTGAGCGCCCGTGCGCGGCGCGAGGGTGCCCGGGGAGGCGCCCGGCGGCGTGCTGCGCCGAGCGTACTGCTGCCAGTTCCAGGCGCGGACCTGCATGGTTCCTCCTCGCCGGTGGGGCAACCCGGCGTGGAGGATAGGCGGCGCGCGCACGGGCTGTCGAGGACTTCTCGCCTAGTCGGCCAGCTCGATGCTCTCGACTTCCCGCCAGGGCAGGTAGATGGGATCCGCCTCGCCGCGGTCGAAGACGAGCAGGCCGTCGTTGTCGGCGGTGACGTCCTGGCTGCCCTCCAGGCGCAGGGTCTCGCCGCCGCGCAGGACGAGCCGGCTCTCGTCGCGCCCCGGCTCGATCCGCCTGATCAGCGCGAAGGGCAGGTTGTACTCGAGGTCGCGCCAGTCGCCGTTGAGCAGCTCCCAGCTCGCCGCCTCGTCGAGGTCGTAGACCAGCCGCCCGCTGCGGGTCTTGCCGTCGCGGGTGACGACGGTGCCGCTCAGCGGCTTCGCGCGGCCGTAGTCGCCGTAGGCGCGGCCGCTCGTCGGGCTCTCGCTGAACTCGAGGCGGTCGAACTCGCGCCAGGCGACGACGACGCGCCCATAGCGCGGGTCCTCGACCATGATGCCGCGGTTCTCGGCGTTGACGTCGTTGGTGCCCCGCAGGACGTACTCCCGGCCATCCTTCAGGGTGACCAGGCAGCCCTGGCTGCTGCGCCGCTCGATGCGGGCGATGCTGCCCATCGCCAGGGCGATGTCGCCGTCCTCGGTCTCGCCATCCAGGCGGTCGCTCGTCAAGCACTCCTCCTGATCCCACTGGATGAAGCCCGTGAACTCGCCCTGCGGCGTGACCAGCCGGCCGTGGAGGCGCTGGGCGCCGGGCTCGGCGCCGCGCGGGGCGGCCGCGAAGCGGATCGTGTCGATCTTGTCCCAGTCCAGCTCGATGTCGCCGAGCGCAGCGTCGCGCACGAGGATCGTCGCGCCGACGTCGTTCGCGTAGCCCTCGACGTCGATGCGCTCGCCGCCCTTCATCGTCAGGCGGGCGGCGTTCGATCCCGTCACGGCGATGCTCTCGATGTCGCCGAAGCGCGCCATGAAGACGCGCGAGCCCGGGCCGGCCCAGCCGTCGGACTCCACGTTCACCTTGAAGCCGAAGATCTTGATGTTCGTGTGCTTCTTCGGCCGGCCGCCCTCGCGGTCCTTCTCCGACACCGACTCCAGGTAGGGCAGGTCCTGCTTGGCGGACTGGAAGAGGTCGTCCCAGAAGGCCTCCTCGTCCGTGTTCCAGCGCAGGAAGCCCGTGTACTCGCGCCCGGCGTCGCTGCGGATGCTGCCGTGGAGGAAGCCCTCGTTGGACTGCCCGGCGGCGAGGGCCGCCGCCGGCACGATGAGCGCGAAGAGGGCGCAGGCGCTCGCGAGTCGGCTGTGCATGGGGTGCTCCTTTCGTCGTGCTAGTAGATGGCGCGCGCGCCGCCTGCGGACTCCTCGCCCGCGACGGGCTCGCTCGTCAGCTCGAAATCGCCGCCGGTCGCCTCGCGGCCGCCAGCCGGCGGCGCGAGCTGGGCGAGGACGGCCGCCAGCTCGCGGTGGTAGCGGGGATCGGCGCGCAGGAGGCGCAGGGTGAGGGCCAGGAACTCGCGGTCGTCGAGGGCGTCCCGGTCGCTGCCGAGGGCGACGGCGAAGCTCTCGGTCCCCGCGGGCAGCGCGAGCCGCGGGCCGGCGCCGAGGCGGGCGCCCAGCGCCGCGCCCAGCGCCAGTGCGGCGACGAGGGCCGCGGCCGGAAGCCAGTGCCGAGCGCTCGCGACGCGCCGCCAGTGCGCGGGCGCCGCCAGCGGCAGGGCAGCGGGCGCCAGCAGGTCCAGGCGCGCCTGCAGGGCGCTGGCCTCCTGGTAGAAGCGCCGGCAGTCGGGGCAGTCGAGCAGGTGATCCAG
This window harbors:
- a CDS encoding 4Fe-4S dicluster domain-containing protein; the protein is MSTTRDPHDTISRRSFLKLAGLGSLAIPAGSADASIWEAFFRKSFREMNRDEVGAMLERLERRYAEEHGYQLAVKVTGPLPGVKYGYGLDLSRCVGCRRCVYGCVQENNQSRDPQLHWITVLRFAKGEKWVNDLERADAYYHAEAVPEDGYFYMPVQCQHCEDSPCEKACPTKATWREPDGIVVIDYDWCIGCRFCMAACPYGARRFNWGEPGLPAAELNPDTHYLGNRPRPKGVVEKCSFCIQRVRENPGRYPACVEICPVGARKFGNLLDPASEIRYCIDNKRVFRLKEDLNTNPKFFYFFAT
- a CDS encoding class II fumarate hydratase → MVAESRIEVDSLGEIAVPTAAYYGAQSARAVANFPIGLARWPRAMIAALGEIKAAAAATNAELGALPADLAALIETAAREVAAGRLDAEFVAPLWQSGSGTQLNMNANEVIAGRANELAGAGRGGKRPVHPNDHVNRSQSSNDVIPTALHLAAAGEIAGRLLPALAQLEAVLAERAAAFADVIKIGRTHLMDAVPLTLGQEFSGWAAQVGAARARVAATLPELHALALGGTAVGTGLGAPPGFAERAIARLAQATALPLVRAANLFAAQGAHDAVIAASGAQRDLAVTLMKIAGDIRLLGSGPRAGLGELVLPANEPGSSIMPGKVNPTQAEALAMVCARAIGNDAAVAIGGLAGHLEMNAAKPLLAHCLLESTTLLADAAASFAARCVAGIEPDGTAIALHLERSLMLVTALVPIVGYDRAAAAARKAHAEGTSLREAVLALGLMDAAELDRRLRPETMVPRPG
- the corA gene encoding magnesium/cobalt transporter CorA, which gives rise to MQVRAWNWQQYARRSTPPGASPGTLAPRTGAQPPRLAYLRYGPGLPLAESRDCDLATLRELAGGPGVLWVDVEGLGDSAVLEAVGALFGLHPLALADVVNLPQRPKAEVYGEQVFIITRMPAATLPLDSEQVSLFLGPGFVITFGEKEGDVFGPLRQRIREGRPALVEGGADHLAYSLIDAIVDAYFPLLESYGEVLEDLEEAILLRPRQELVPRLHHLKRELLNLRRFVWPLRELLAALHRDDIPRIAPATRLYLRDCHDHAVQLMELVESYRDMAASLMDLYLSSVSHRLNEVMKVLTIIATLFMPLSFIAGVYGMNFDTRSPWNLPELSWRLGYLFALALMAAVAIGMLVYFWRKGWFAGGEVRRRR